A genomic region of Acidobacteriota bacterium contains the following coding sequences:
- a CDS encoding SpoIIE family protein phosphatase — translation MARRTSRATSRPSEFFATYTRDVTAEDLQRLFTHDARDAYRFFSRGIDRQALDRLPWHRRLPAHLRLLFLGFTLKLSPARRVIYGIALLAAALGLLELFTGFGWLRLPAGIVVVPVVVPRWEDGTILLLTGFVLMNLLVLLEVADRLSLKNDLEIAREIQLAMLPHATYRAPGLETHGETKPANTVGGDFYEILPLDDGRVVVAVGDVAGKGSPAALLMALLLAMLRTLLDEGLEPPELIDRLNWQIVRHAPRSRFVTLYLAVYTPSTGRLVYVNAGHLPPLVRRAAGSFGTLEGAEPALGLSDATRYVAREATLEQGDLLVLYSDGITEAEDPDGRPFDEAGLEQTIESRRDATAPDLCQAVLAAVASHVRDKRFADDLTVLALRRLPPIPVTAG, via the coding sequence ATGGCCCGTCGAACCAGCCGCGCGACGTCGCGCCCCTCCGAGTTCTTCGCGACCTACACCCGCGACGTCACGGCCGAGGACCTGCAGCGTCTCTTCACGCACGACGCCCGCGACGCGTACCGGTTCTTCTCTCGCGGCATCGATCGGCAGGCCCTCGACAGGCTGCCCTGGCATCGTCGGCTGCCCGCGCACCTGCGCCTGCTCTTTCTCGGCTTCACCCTGAAGCTCTCGCCGGCCCGACGCGTCATCTACGGCATCGCCCTCCTGGCGGCTGCGCTCGGCCTGCTCGAGTTGTTCACTGGGTTCGGATGGCTGCGCCTGCCGGCCGGCATCGTCGTGGTCCCGGTCGTGGTACCGCGCTGGGAGGACGGCACGATCCTGTTGCTCACCGGCTTCGTCCTGATGAACCTGCTGGTGCTGCTCGAGGTAGCCGACCGGCTGTCGCTCAAGAACGACCTCGAAATTGCCCGCGAGATCCAGCTCGCGATGCTGCCGCACGCAACCTACCGGGCGCCGGGGCTCGAGACGCACGGGGAGACCAAGCCCGCAAACACGGTTGGCGGGGATTTCTACGAGATCCTGCCGCTCGACGACGGGCGGGTCGTCGTGGCGGTCGGGGACGTCGCGGGCAAGGGCAGCCCGGCCGCGCTCCTGATGGCCCTGCTGCTCGCCATGTTGCGCACGCTGCTCGACGAAGGCCTCGAACCCCCGGAACTCATCGATCGGCTCAACTGGCAGATCGTGCGCCACGCGCCGAGGTCACGGTTCGTCACGCTCTACCTGGCCGTGTACACACCGTCCACGGGACGCCTCGTGTATGTCAACGCCGGGCACCTGCCGCCGCTCGTCCGGCGCGCAGCCGGCAGCTTCGGCACGCTCGAGGGCGCGGAACCTGCCCTCGGACTGTCGGACGCGACCCGCTACGTGGCTCGCGAGGCGACTCTCGAGCAGGGCGACCTCCTGGTGCTGTACAGTGATGGCATCACGGAGGCGGAGGATCCGGACGGGCGTCCGTTCGACGAAGCCGGCCTCGAGCAGACGATTGAATCGCGTCGGGATGCCACCGCCCCCGATCTGTGCCAGGCGGTCCTGGCGGCGGTCGCCTCGCACGTTCGCGACAAGCGGTTCGCCGACGATCTGACGGTCCTGGCGCTTCGCCGCCTCCCGCCGATTCCCGTGACCGCCGGCTGA